A region of Tigriopus californicus strain San Diego chromosome 7, Tcal_SD_v2.1, whole genome shotgun sequence DNA encodes the following proteins:
- the LOC131883987 gene encoding uncharacterized protein LOC131883987 isoform X2: MSSTKGSQLEDDIVSQIEVDRVYEDNATIPRSDVKEVVAAVLNDLYSEHSRSNAALLERSSSRGSQYSNRSRPLSRKTYQAPQPPPISTVPSRRSSVSSKASHVSSKVPQKKSCKGKCQDIWSTPAKRRQCLIWSLFGLMVFFTLLLVLIMVVKFTTGFPSSIEDNVKEDSTEVVFLDRTQKLEVKPGRPRKESPALEEHLFMLIGGYDEEGHDSTEIYTRLGPCLLPDGYPAILPLGLKGHMVALAKNQVILCGGRSVVVNKIGRSCWSYSKSSNHWVEIPGLRVPLGYGAAAALNEHVYFMGGMDNEKRKSPKVQILNVKSYAWETGPSLPHPVWGHCAVTSTDGQIIVAGGWTMRAVRTGLKKTMRLMRSGKDWEMYPLMKVGRATHACTATNYAFDTPVVLVAGGMDYFHAPVRSVEMLILNEDEPRWVSLPDLMEPRAWYPTLGVLGNHMGPAGFPRDTAQKYQAKAKNWTMIEGRTQLRRADGRGVLIPVTWFPNCLR, from the exons ATGTCAAGTACGAAAGGTAGCCAATTAGAGGACGACATTGTGAGCCAAATCGAGGTTGATCGCGTTTATGAGGACAATGCCACCATCCCCCGATCAGATGTGAAAGAGGTCGTAGCGGCTGTTTTAAACGACCTCTATTCTGagcattcaagatcaaatgcAGCTCTATTAGAAAGATCAAGT TCGAGAGGTAGTCAATACTCGAACCGTTCTCGTCCTCTAAGTCGGAAGACCTATCAAGCCCCGCAACCCCCACCCATTTCTACTGTTCCAAGTAGGAGGAGTAGCGTTTCTTCGAAGGCCTCTCACGTGAGCTCAAAAGTGCCGCAGAAGAAGAGCTGCaagggaaaatgtcaagaCATTTGGAGTACGCCAGCAAAGAGGCGTCAATGCCTGATATGGAGCCTGTTTGGCCTCATGGTTTTTTTCACCTTGCTCCTCGTCCTCATAATGGTGGTAAAATTCACGACAGGATTCCCGTCCTCTATTGAGGACAACGTTAAGGAGGATTCCACCGAAGTCGTTTTTTTGGACCGCACACAAAAGTTGGAAGTAAAACCAG ggAGGCCGAGAAAGGAGAGTCCAGCTTTGGAGGAGCATTTGTTTATGCTCATTGGCGGCTATGACGAAGAAGGTCATGACTCAACAGAGATATATACCCGATTGGGTCCATGTCTCTTGCCTGATGGATACCCAGCCATTTTACCTCTTGGTTTGAAAGGTCACATGGTTGCATTGGCGAAaaatcaagtcattttgtgcGGCGGTAGAAGCGTGGTCGTGAATAAAATTGGGCGTTCGTGCTGGAGCTATAGTAAAAGCAGCAACCATTGGGTAGAAATCCCGGGTCTGCGGGTTCCTTTGGGATATGGGGCCGCAGCCGCTTTGAACGAACACGTCTACTTCATGGGAGGCATGGACAACGAGAAACGGAAGTCTCCAAAAGTCCAG ATCCTCAATGTGAAATCTTACGCGTGGGAAACTGGACCAAGCTTGCCTCATCCGGTTTGGGGACACTGCGCCGTGACCTCGACGGACGGTCAAATCATCGTGGCCGGAGGTTGGACAATGAGAGCTGTGCGAACGGGGCTCAAGAAGACCATGAGACTGATGCGATCGGGCAAAGATTGGGAAATGTATCCTCTCATGAAAGTCGGAAGAGCGACCCATGCGTGCACTGCCACGAATTACGCG TTTGACACGCCAGTGGTGCTTGTGGCCGGGGGAATGGACTATTTCCATGCTCCTGTGAGGTCAGTGGAGATGTTGATCCTAAATGAAGATGAACCTCGATGGGTCTCATTGCCAGACTTGATGGAGCCAAGGGCGTGGTATCCTACGCTGGGCGTTTTGGGAAACCACATG GGACCGGCAGGATTCCCCAGGGATACTGCCCAAAAATAccaagccaaggccaaaaattgGACCATGATCGAGGGACGGACCCAATTACGACGAGCTGATGGCCGTGGAGTCTTGATTCCGGTCACGTGGTTTCCGAATTGTCTGCGATAA
- the LOC131883987 gene encoding kelch-like protein 21 isoform X1, whose translation MSSTKGSQLEDDIVSQIEVDRVYEDNATIPRSDVKEVVAAVLNDLYSEHSRSNAALLERSSSRGSQYSNRSRPLSRKTYQAPQPPPISTVPSRRSSVSSKASHVSSKVPQKKSCKGKCQDIWSTPAKRRQCLIWSLFGLMVFFTLLLVLIMVVKFTTGFPSSIEDNVKEDSTEVVFLDRTQKLEVKPGRPRKESPALEEHLFMLIGGYDEEGHDSTEIYTRLGPCLLPDGYPAILPLGLKGHMVALAKNQVILCGGRSVVVNKIGRSCWSYSKSSNHWVEIPGLRVPLGYGAAAALNEHVYFMGGMDNEKRKSPKVQILNVKSYAWETGPSLPHPVWGHCAVTSTDGQIIVAGGWTMRAVRTGLKKTMRLMRSGKDWEMYPLMKVGRATHACTATNYAFDTPVVLVAGGMDYFHAPVRSVEMLILNEDEPRWVSLPDLMEPRAWYPTLGVLGNHMVLINGKGPAGFPRDTAQKYQAKAKNWTMIEGRTQLRRADGRGVLIPVTWFPNCLR comes from the exons ATGTCAAGTACGAAAGGTAGCCAATTAGAGGACGACATTGTGAGCCAAATCGAGGTTGATCGCGTTTATGAGGACAATGCCACCATCCCCCGATCAGATGTGAAAGAGGTCGTAGCGGCTGTTTTAAACGACCTCTATTCTGagcattcaagatcaaatgcAGCTCTATTAGAAAGATCAAGT TCGAGAGGTAGTCAATACTCGAACCGTTCTCGTCCTCTAAGTCGGAAGACCTATCAAGCCCCGCAACCCCCACCCATTTCTACTGTTCCAAGTAGGAGGAGTAGCGTTTCTTCGAAGGCCTCTCACGTGAGCTCAAAAGTGCCGCAGAAGAAGAGCTGCaagggaaaatgtcaagaCATTTGGAGTACGCCAGCAAAGAGGCGTCAATGCCTGATATGGAGCCTGTTTGGCCTCATGGTTTTTTTCACCTTGCTCCTCGTCCTCATAATGGTGGTAAAATTCACGACAGGATTCCCGTCCTCTATTGAGGACAACGTTAAGGAGGATTCCACCGAAGTCGTTTTTTTGGACCGCACACAAAAGTTGGAAGTAAAACCAG ggAGGCCGAGAAAGGAGAGTCCAGCTTTGGAGGAGCATTTGTTTATGCTCATTGGCGGCTATGACGAAGAAGGTCATGACTCAACAGAGATATATACCCGATTGGGTCCATGTCTCTTGCCTGATGGATACCCAGCCATTTTACCTCTTGGTTTGAAAGGTCACATGGTTGCATTGGCGAAaaatcaagtcattttgtgcGGCGGTAGAAGCGTGGTCGTGAATAAAATTGGGCGTTCGTGCTGGAGCTATAGTAAAAGCAGCAACCATTGGGTAGAAATCCCGGGTCTGCGGGTTCCTTTGGGATATGGGGCCGCAGCCGCTTTGAACGAACACGTCTACTTCATGGGAGGCATGGACAACGAGAAACGGAAGTCTCCAAAAGTCCAG ATCCTCAATGTGAAATCTTACGCGTGGGAAACTGGACCAAGCTTGCCTCATCCGGTTTGGGGACACTGCGCCGTGACCTCGACGGACGGTCAAATCATCGTGGCCGGAGGTTGGACAATGAGAGCTGTGCGAACGGGGCTCAAGAAGACCATGAGACTGATGCGATCGGGCAAAGATTGGGAAATGTATCCTCTCATGAAAGTCGGAAGAGCGACCCATGCGTGCACTGCCACGAATTACGCG TTTGACACGCCAGTGGTGCTTGTGGCCGGGGGAATGGACTATTTCCATGCTCCTGTGAGGTCAGTGGAGATGTTGATCCTAAATGAAGATGAACCTCGATGGGTCTCATTGCCAGACTTGATGGAGCCAAGGGCGTGGTATCCTACGCTGGGCGTTTTGGGAAACCACATGGTTCTGATCAACGGAAAA GGACCGGCAGGATTCCCCAGGGATACTGCCCAAAAATAccaagccaaggccaaaaattgGACCATGATCGAGGGACGGACCCAATTACGACGAGCTGATGGCCGTGGAGTCTTGATTCCGGTCACGTGGTTTCCGAATTGTCTGCGATAA
- the LOC131883987 gene encoding kelch domain-containing protein 8B-like isoform X4: MSTPQPPPISTVPSRRSSVSSKASHVSSKVPQKKSCKGKCQDIWSTPAKRRQCLIWSLFGLMVFFTLLLVLIMVVKFTTGFPSSIEDNVKEDSTEVVFLDRTQKLEVKPGRPRKESPALEEHLFMLIGGYDEEGHDSTEIYTRLGPCLLPDGYPAILPLGLKGHMVALAKNQVILCGGRSVVVNKIGRSCWSYSKSSNHWVEIPGLRVPLGYGAAAALNEHVYFMGGMDNEKRKSPKVQILNVKSYAWETGPSLPHPVWGHCAVTSTDGQIIVAGGWTMRAVRTGLKKTMRLMRSGKDWEMYPLMKVGRATHACTATNYAFDTPVVLVAGGMDYFHAPVRSVEMLILNEDEPRWVSLPDLMEPRAWYPTLGVLGNHMVLINGKGPAGFPRDTAQKYQAKAKNWTMIEGRTQLRRADGRGVLIPVTWFPNCLR; this comes from the exons ATGTCAA CCCCGCAACCCCCACCCATTTCTACTGTTCCAAGTAGGAGGAGTAGCGTTTCTTCGAAGGCCTCTCACGTGAGCTCAAAAGTGCCGCAGAAGAAGAGCTGCaagggaaaatgtcaagaCATTTGGAGTACGCCAGCAAAGAGGCGTCAATGCCTGATATGGAGCCTGTTTGGCCTCATGGTTTTTTTCACCTTGCTCCTCGTCCTCATAATGGTGGTAAAATTCACGACAGGATTCCCGTCCTCTATTGAGGACAACGTTAAGGAGGATTCCACCGAAGTCGTTTTTTTGGACCGCACACAAAAGTTGGAAGTAAAACCAG ggAGGCCGAGAAAGGAGAGTCCAGCTTTGGAGGAGCATTTGTTTATGCTCATTGGCGGCTATGACGAAGAAGGTCATGACTCAACAGAGATATATACCCGATTGGGTCCATGTCTCTTGCCTGATGGATACCCAGCCATTTTACCTCTTGGTTTGAAAGGTCACATGGTTGCATTGGCGAAaaatcaagtcattttgtgcGGCGGTAGAAGCGTGGTCGTGAATAAAATTGGGCGTTCGTGCTGGAGCTATAGTAAAAGCAGCAACCATTGGGTAGAAATCCCGGGTCTGCGGGTTCCTTTGGGATATGGGGCCGCAGCCGCTTTGAACGAACACGTCTACTTCATGGGAGGCATGGACAACGAGAAACGGAAGTCTCCAAAAGTCCAG ATCCTCAATGTGAAATCTTACGCGTGGGAAACTGGACCAAGCTTGCCTCATCCGGTTTGGGGACACTGCGCCGTGACCTCGACGGACGGTCAAATCATCGTGGCCGGAGGTTGGACAATGAGAGCTGTGCGAACGGGGCTCAAGAAGACCATGAGACTGATGCGATCGGGCAAAGATTGGGAAATGTATCCTCTCATGAAAGTCGGAAGAGCGACCCATGCGTGCACTGCCACGAATTACGCG TTTGACACGCCAGTGGTGCTTGTGGCCGGGGGAATGGACTATTTCCATGCTCCTGTGAGGTCAGTGGAGATGTTGATCCTAAATGAAGATGAACCTCGATGGGTCTCATTGCCAGACTTGATGGAGCCAAGGGCGTGGTATCCTACGCTGGGCGTTTTGGGAAACCACATGGTTCTGATCAACGGAAAA GGACCGGCAGGATTCCCCAGGGATACTGCCCAAAAATAccaagccaaggccaaaaattgGACCATGATCGAGGGACGGACCCAATTACGACGAGCTGATGGCCGTGGAGTCTTGATTCCGGTCACGTGGTTTCCGAATTGTCTGCGATAA
- the LOC131883987 gene encoding kelch domain-containing protein 8B-like isoform X3, giving the protein MSSTKAPQPPPISTVPSRRSSVSSKASHVSSKVPQKKSCKGKCQDIWSTPAKRRQCLIWSLFGLMVFFTLLLVLIMVVKFTTGFPSSIEDNVKEDSTEVVFLDRTQKLEVKPGRPRKESPALEEHLFMLIGGYDEEGHDSTEIYTRLGPCLLPDGYPAILPLGLKGHMVALAKNQVILCGGRSVVVNKIGRSCWSYSKSSNHWVEIPGLRVPLGYGAAAALNEHVYFMGGMDNEKRKSPKVQILNVKSYAWETGPSLPHPVWGHCAVTSTDGQIIVAGGWTMRAVRTGLKKTMRLMRSGKDWEMYPLMKVGRATHACTATNYAFDTPVVLVAGGMDYFHAPVRSVEMLILNEDEPRWVSLPDLMEPRAWYPTLGVLGNHMVLINGKGPAGFPRDTAQKYQAKAKNWTMIEGRTQLRRADGRGVLIPVTWFPNCLR; this is encoded by the exons ATGTCAAGTACGAAAG CCCCGCAACCCCCACCCATTTCTACTGTTCCAAGTAGGAGGAGTAGCGTTTCTTCGAAGGCCTCTCACGTGAGCTCAAAAGTGCCGCAGAAGAAGAGCTGCaagggaaaatgtcaagaCATTTGGAGTACGCCAGCAAAGAGGCGTCAATGCCTGATATGGAGCCTGTTTGGCCTCATGGTTTTTTTCACCTTGCTCCTCGTCCTCATAATGGTGGTAAAATTCACGACAGGATTCCCGTCCTCTATTGAGGACAACGTTAAGGAGGATTCCACCGAAGTCGTTTTTTTGGACCGCACACAAAAGTTGGAAGTAAAACCAG ggAGGCCGAGAAAGGAGAGTCCAGCTTTGGAGGAGCATTTGTTTATGCTCATTGGCGGCTATGACGAAGAAGGTCATGACTCAACAGAGATATATACCCGATTGGGTCCATGTCTCTTGCCTGATGGATACCCAGCCATTTTACCTCTTGGTTTGAAAGGTCACATGGTTGCATTGGCGAAaaatcaagtcattttgtgcGGCGGTAGAAGCGTGGTCGTGAATAAAATTGGGCGTTCGTGCTGGAGCTATAGTAAAAGCAGCAACCATTGGGTAGAAATCCCGGGTCTGCGGGTTCCTTTGGGATATGGGGCCGCAGCCGCTTTGAACGAACACGTCTACTTCATGGGAGGCATGGACAACGAGAAACGGAAGTCTCCAAAAGTCCAG ATCCTCAATGTGAAATCTTACGCGTGGGAAACTGGACCAAGCTTGCCTCATCCGGTTTGGGGACACTGCGCCGTGACCTCGACGGACGGTCAAATCATCGTGGCCGGAGGTTGGACAATGAGAGCTGTGCGAACGGGGCTCAAGAAGACCATGAGACTGATGCGATCGGGCAAAGATTGGGAAATGTATCCTCTCATGAAAGTCGGAAGAGCGACCCATGCGTGCACTGCCACGAATTACGCG TTTGACACGCCAGTGGTGCTTGTGGCCGGGGGAATGGACTATTTCCATGCTCCTGTGAGGTCAGTGGAGATGTTGATCCTAAATGAAGATGAACCTCGATGGGTCTCATTGCCAGACTTGATGGAGCCAAGGGCGTGGTATCCTACGCTGGGCGTTTTGGGAAACCACATGGTTCTGATCAACGGAAAA GGACCGGCAGGATTCCCCAGGGATACTGCCCAAAAATAccaagccaaggccaaaaattgGACCATGATCGAGGGACGGACCCAATTACGACGAGCTGATGGCCGTGGAGTCTTGATTCCGGTCACGTGGTTTCCGAATTGTCTGCGATAA